From a region of the Globicephala melas chromosome 19, mGloMel1.2, whole genome shotgun sequence genome:
- the PRX gene encoding periaxin isoform X2, which produces MEARSQSAEELRRAELVEIIVETEAQTGVSGINVAGGGKEGIFVRELREDSPAARSLSLQEGDQLLSARVFFENFKYEDALRLLQCAEPYKVSFCLKRTVPTGDLALRPGTVAGYEIKGPRAKVAKLNIQSLSPVKKKKMVVPGALGVPADLAPVDVEFSFPKFSRLRRGLKVEAVKGPVPAAPTRRRLQLPRLRVREVAEEAQVARLAAAAPPPRKAKAEAEGAAGARFTAPQVELVGPRLPGAEVGVPQVAAPKGEVAPAAEVVSGFALHLPTLGLGAPAAPAVEPAAGGIQVPQVELPTLPSLPTLPTLPCLETREGAAAVTVPTLDVAAPTVEVDLALPGAEVEARVEAPEVALKMPRLSFPRFGARAKEVAEAKVAKGSPEARVKGPKLRMPTFGLSLLEPRPAAPEAVESKLKLPTIKMPSFGIGVSPPEAKEAKGPEVKLPKAPDVKLPKMPEAALPDVRLPEVELPKVSEMKLPKVPEMAVPEVRLPEVQLPKVPEVKLPKVPEMAVPEVQLPKVPELKLPKVPEMKCPEMKLPKVPEMAVPEVRLPEVQLPKVSEIKLPKLPEMVVPDVHLPEVQLPKVSEMKVPEMKLPKVPEMVVPDVHLPEVQLPKVSELKLPKLPEMVVPDVHLPEVQLPKVSEMRLPEVQAPKVPDVHLPKAPEVKLPKAPEVQLKAARAEEAEGVESGFKMSKMTMPKLGRAESPSRGKPDEASAEVLGKLVTLPCLKPEMGSEARVGVPPLTLPSVELDLPGAFGLEGQVPAADVGKVEQSEAPGVVAGVREMAFWLPSVEIVTPQLPTVEAEERQVEVMEVKVKPSSKFSLPKFGLSGPKVTKAEAEGAGRAAKLKVSKFAISLPKARVGTEAEARGTGEAGLLPALDLSIPQLSLDSHLPTGKVEVAGTDAKLKGSRFSLPKFGVRGRDSEAGELVPGATELEGKSRGWDARVKMPKLKMPSFGLARGKEAEIQGGRVSPGEKPESTAVQLKIPEVELVTLGAQEEGQMSATRQVGTEGQDGGPRGPLCISLPQVELPSFGEADLGATPRQQAKNAPPPAEGTPGYRIQVPQVTLSLPGAQVVGGEPLEGEGVFKMPAVTVPQLELDVGLSREGQAGEAATGEGGLRLKMPTLGARDAAGGEGPRDQPPGAECPFRLSLPDVELSPPAVGSHAEYQVSEGEGDAGHKLKVRLPRFSLARAKEGVEESEKAKNPKLRLPRVGFSQSEAASGEGSPSPEDEEEEGCGEGASGRRGRVRVRLPRVGLTTPSKAPRGQEGEAAPKSPGGEKSPKFRFPRVSLSPKAQEEGGFRVRLPNVGFSETGPPGPTRMEGAQAAVI; this is translated from the exons GTTCTTCGAGAACTTCAAGTACGAGGACGCACTACGCCTGCTGCAATGCGCCGAGCCTTACAAGGTCTCCTTCTGCCTGAAGCGCACTGTGCCCACCGGGGACCTGGCGCTGCGGCCTGGGACCGTGGCCGGCTACGAGATCAAGGGCCCGCGGGCCAAGGTGGCCAAGCTG aacATCCAGAGTCTGTCCCCtgtgaagaagaagaagatggtGGTGCCCGGGGCCCTGGGGGTCCCTGCAGACCTGGCCCCTGTTGACGTCGAATTCTCCTTTCCCAAGTTCTCCCGTCTGCGTCGAGGCCTCAAAGTCGAGGCTGTCAAAGGTCCTGTCCCAGCTGCCCCCACCCGCCGGCGCCTCCAGCTGCCTCGGCTACGTGTCCGAGAAGTGGCCGAAGAGGCCCAGGTAGCCCGACTGGCCGCTGCAGCTCCTCCCCCCAGGAAGGCCAAAGCAGAGGCCGAGGGGGCTGCAGGAGCCCGATTCACAGCTCCCCAGGTGGAGCTGGTTGGGCCTCGGCTGCCGGGTGCTGAGGTGGGTGTCCCCCAGGTCGCAGCCCCCAAGGGGGAGGTGGCCCCTGCAGCAGAGGTAGTCAGCGGCTTTGCCCTCCACTTGCCAACCCTTGGGCTGGGAGCCCCAGCTGCACCTGCTGTGGAACCTGCGGCTGGAGGGATCCAGGTCCCACAAGTGGAGCTGCCCACCTTGCCCTCGCTACCCACTCTGCCCACACTTCCCTGTCTGGAGACCCGGGAAGGGGCTGCGGCAGTGACGGTGCCCACCCTGGACGTGGCAGCGCCTACAGTGGAGGTGGACCTGGCCTTGCCTGGTGCAGAGGTGGAAGCCCGAGTAGAGGCGCCTGAGGTGGCCCTGAAGATGCCCCGCCTCAGTTTTCCCCGCTTTGGGGCTCGAGCAAAAGAAGTTGCCGAGGCCAAGGTGGCCAAGGGCAGCCCTGAGGCCAGGGTGAAGGGGCCCAAACTTCGAATGCCCACCTTTGGGCTTTCTCTCCTGGAGCCCCGGCCCGCTGCCCCTGAAGCCGTTGAGAGCAAGCTGAAGCTGCCCACCATCAAGATGCCCTCCTTTGGCATCGGGGTCTCGCCGCCTGAGGCCAAGGAGGCCAAGGGGCCTGAGGTGAAGCTCCCCAAGGCCCCAGACGTCAAGCTCCCCAAAATGCCCGAGGCGGCCCTTCCAGATGTGCGACTCCCAGAGGTGGAGCTCCCCAAAGTGTCAGAGATGAAACTCCCAAAGGTGCCGGAGATGGCCGTGCCAGAGGTGAGGCTTCCAGAGGTGCAGCTGCCGAAAGTCCCTGAGGTGAAACTCCCAAAGGTGCCGGAGATGGCCGTGCCCGAAGTGCAGCTCCCGAAAGTTCCGGAGCTGAAGCTGCCGAAGGTACCCGAGATGAAATGCCCCGAAATGAAACTCCCGAAGGTGCCCGAGATGGCTGTGCCAGAGGTGCGACTCCCAGAGGTACAGCTGCCAAAAGTCTCGGAGATAAAACTCCCCAAGTTGCCCGAGATGGTCGTGCCGGACGTGCACCTCCCGGAAGTGCAGCTGCCAAAGGTGTCGGAGATGAAAGTCCCCGAGATGAAGCTCCCGAAGGTGCCCGAGATGGTCGTGCCGGACGTGCACCTCCCGGAAGTGCAGCTGCCAAAGGTCTCAGAGCTAAAACTCCCCAAGTTGCCCGAGATGGTCGTGCCGGACGTGCACCTCCCGGAAGTGCAGCTGCCAAAGGTGTCGGAGATGCGGCTGCCGGAAGTGCAGGCGCCAAAGGTCCCGGATGTGCATCTGCCGAAGGCACCTGAGGTGAAGCTGCCCAAGGCTCCGGAGGTGCAGCTAAAAGCTGCCAgggcagaggaagcagaggggGTGGAATCTGGCTTCAAGATGTCCAAGATGACCATGCCCAAGCTAGGGAGGGCAGAGTCCCCATCTCGCGGCAAGCCAGATGAGGCAAGTGCTGAGGTCTTGGGGAAGCTGGTGACACTTCCCTGTCTGAAGCCAGAGATGGGCAGCGAGGCTCGTGTGGGCGTCCCCCCTCTCACACTGCCCTCAGTGGAACTAGACCTGCCCGGGGCCTTCGGCCTGGAGGGGCAGGTCCCAGCAGCCGACGTGGGCAAGGTGGAGCAGTCAGAAGCCCCTGGGGTGGTAGCAGGGGTCAGGGAAATGGCCTTCTGGTTGCCCTCCGTTGAGATTGTCACGCCACAGCTGCCCACAGTGGAGGCTGAGGAAAGGCAAGTAGAGGTGATGGAGGTGAAAGTCAAGCCTTCCTCCAAGTTCTCCCTGCCCAAGTTTGGACTCTCGGGGCCAAAGGTGACCAAGGCAGAGGCTGAGGGGGCCGGACGAGCCGCCAAGCTAAAGGTGTCCAAGTTTGCCATCTCACTCCCCAAGGCTCGGGTGGGCACCGAGGCGGAGGCCAGAGGGACGGGGGAGGCAGGCCTGCTGCCCGCCCTCGATCTGTCCATCCCACAGCTCAGCCTGGATTCCCATCTGCCCACAGGCAAGGTGGAGGTGGCAGGGACTGACGCCAAGCTCAAGGGGTCCAGGTTCAGCCTGCCCAAGTTTGGGGTCAGAGGCCGGGACAGCGAGGCAGGAGAACTAGTGCCAGGGGCGACTGAGTTGGAGGGCAAGAGCAGGGGTTGGGATGCGAGGGTGAAGATGCCCAAGCTGAAGATGCCCTCCTTTGGGCTGGCTcgagggaaggaagcagaaatCCAGGGGGGGCGAGTCAGCCCCGGGGAAAAGCCAGAGTCCACGGCTGTGCAGCTTAAGATCCCTGAGGTGGAATTGGTTACTCTGGGGGCCCAGGAGGAAGGGCAAATGTCCGCCACCAGGCAGGTGGGCACTGAGGGCCAGGATGGGGGGCCGAGGGGGCCGCTCTGCATCTCCCTGCCCCAGGTGGAGCTGCCCAGCTTTGGGGAGGCTGACCTGGGTGCCACCCCCAGGCAGCAGGCCAAGAATGCACCTCCTCCAGCAGAGGGCACACCAGGCTATAGGATCCAGGTGCCTCAGGTGACCTTGTCTCTACCTGGAGCCCAGGTGGTGGGTGGTGAGCCGCTCGAGGGTGAGGGTGTCTTCAAGATGCCCGCTGTGACAGTGCCCCAGCTTGAGCTGGACGTGGGGCTGAGCCGAGAGGGGCAGGCGGGTGAGGCGGCCACAGGTGAGGGCGGGCTGAGGCTGAAGATGCCGACGCTGGGGGCTAGGGATGCGGCGGGGGGTGAGGGGCCTAGGGACCAGCCCCCAGGAGCCGAGTGCCCCTTCCGCCTCTCGCTGCCTGACGTGGAGCTCTCCCCGCCCGCTGTGGGCAGCCATGCTGAATACCAGGTGTCTGAGGGCGAGGGGGATGCCGGACACAAGCTCAAGGTGCGGCTGCCCCGGTTCAGCCTGGCACGGGCCAAGGAGGGGGTTGAGGAGTCCGAGAAGGCCAAGAACCCAAAACTCAGGCTGCCCCGCGTGGGCTTCAGCCAGAGCGAGGCGGCCAGTGGGGAAGGCTCCCCCAGCCCCGAGGACGAGGAAGAGGAGGGCTGCGGGGAAGGGGCCTCCGGGCGCCGGGGCCGCGTCCGCGTCCGCTTGCCCCGTGTGGGCCTGACTACCCCCTCCAAGGCCCCTCGGGGGCAGGAGGGCGAGGCGGCCCCCAAGTCACCTGGAGGGGAGAAGTCACCCAAGTTCCGCTTCCCCCGGGTGTCCCTAAGCCCCAAGGCCCAGGAGGAAGGTGGATTCCGGGTCCGGCTGCCCAACGTGGGGTTTTCGGAGACGGGGCCTCCAGGCCCCACGAGGATGGAGGGGGCTCAGGCTGCCGTCATCTGA
- the HIPK4 gene encoding homeodomain-interacting protein kinase 4, which translates to MATIQSETDCYDIIEVLGKGTFGEVAKGWRRSTGEMVAIKILKNDAYRNRIIKNELKLLRCMRGLDPEEAHVIRFLEFFHDALKFYLVFELLEQNLFEFQKENNFEPLPARHIRTVTLQVLRALARLKELAIIHADLKPENIMLVDQTRCPFRVKVIDFGSASIFSEVRYVKGPYIQSRFYRAPEILLGLPFCEKVDVWSLGCVMAELHLGWPLYPGNNEYDQVRYICETQGLPKPHVLHAACKAHHFFKRNPHPDAANPWQLKSSADYLAETKVRPLERRKYMLKSLDQIEVVNGSRAVRRLTFPDREALAEHADLKSMVELIKRMLTWESHERISPSAALRHPFVSMQQLRSAHETTRYYQLSLHSCRLSLQVEGKTPMSAVDAAEDRPPYYGLTEEEETVGLGSGPLFREEKAPGVQKAIDQLDDLSLQEAGSGLWGETRTDVVPDVLAPLKASAAGRWVPDSGPEPILAFYGSRLAGHRKAHKPPTGSKSNFSNLIRLSQASPEEDAPCRGGGCAEGERRGASAELPAIPQWDRDGPDIKDMTVDAERPGHEFFDLSSCPGEWLGQPDWTLEGVGGPRAQGLPPRHTHPHGPPRATSFVQHVGGHH; encoded by the exons ATGGCCACCATCCAGTCGGAGACTGACTGCTATGACATCATCGAGGTGCTGGGCAAGGGCACCTTCGGGGAGGTGGCCAAGGGCTGGCGGCGAAGCACGGGTGAGATGGTGGCCATCAAGATCCTGAAGAACGATGCTTACCGCAACCGTATCATCAAGAACGAGCTGAAGCTGCTGCGTTGCATGAGGGGCCTGGACCCGGAGGAGGCCCACGTCATCCGCTTCCTCGAGTTCTTCCACGACGCCCTCAAGTTCTACCTGGTCTTTGAACTGCTGGAGCAAAACCTTTtcgaattccagaaggagaacaaCTTTGAGCCCCTCCCTGCCCGCCACATCCGCACGGTCACCCTGCAGGTGCTCAGAGCCCTGGCCCGGCTCAAGGAGCTAGCCATCATCCACGCCGACCTCAAGCCTGAGAACATCATGCTGGTGGACCAGACTCGCTGCCCCTTCAGGGTCAAG GTCATCGACTTCGGCTCGGCCAGCATATTCAGCGAGGTGCGCTACGTCAAGGGGCCGTATATCCAGTCTCGCTTCTACCGGGCCCCCGAGATTCTGCTGGGGCTGCCCTTCTGTGAGAAGGTGGATGTGTGGTCCCTGGGCTGCGTCATGGCTGAGCTGCACCTGGGCTGGCCCCTCTACCCAGGCAACAACGAGTACGACCAGGTGCGCTACATCTGTGAGACCCAGGGCCTGCCCAAGCCCCACGTGCTGCACGCCGCCTGTAAGGCCCACCACTTCTTCAAGCGCAACCCTCACCCCGACGCCGCCAACCCCTGGCAGCTGAAGTCCTCGGCCGACTACCTGGCTGAGACCAAG GTGCGCCCACTGGAGCGCCGCAAGTACATGCTCAAGTCACTGGACCAGATAGAGGTGGTGAACGGCAGCAGGGCAGTCCGTCGGCTGACCTTCCCCGACCGCGAGGCGCTGGCGGAGCACGCCGACCTCAAGAGCATGGTGGAGCTGATCAAGCGCATGCTGACGTGGGAGTCGCACGAACGCATCAGCCCCAGCGCCGCCCTGCGCCACCCCTTCGTGTCCATGCAGCAGCTGCGCAGCGCCCACGAGACCACCCGCTACTACCAGCTCTCGCTGCACAGCTGCCGCCTCTCCCTGCAGGTGGAGGGCAAGACGCCCATGTCTGCCGTGGATGCCGCGGAAGACAGGCCCCCCTACTACGGTCTGACCGAGGAGGAGGAGACCGTGGGTCTGGGCAGCGGGCCTTTGTTCCGGGAGGAGAAGGCACCGGGCGTGCAAAAGGCCATCGATCAGCTGGACGACTTGAGTCTGCAGGAGGCGGGGAGTGGGCTGTGGGGCGAGACCCGCACCGACGTCGTCCCCGACGTGCTGGCCCCGCTCAAGGCCTCCGCTGCCGGCCGCTGGGTGCCCGACTCCGGCCCCGAGCCCATCCTGGCCTTCTACGGCAGCCGCCTGGCAGGCCACCGCAAGGCCCACAAGCCACCCACAGGCTCCAAGTCCAACTTCAGCAACCTCATCCGGCTGAGCCAGGCCTCGCCCGAGGAAGACGCCCCGTGCAGGGGCGGCGGCTGCGCGGAAGGAGAGCGGCGAGGGGCCTCTGCAGAGCTGCCTGCCATCCCACAGTGGGACAGGGATGGGCCGGACATCAAGGACATGACCGTGGATGCTGAG AGGCCAGGCCATGAGTTCTTCGACCTCAGCAGCTGTCCTGGGGAATGGCTGGGTCAGCCAGACTGGACCCTGGAGGGCGTCGGGGGGCCACGGGCTCAGGGGCTCCCACCACGCCACACCCACCCGCATGGTCCACCCCGGGCCACCAGCTTTGTGCAGCACGTCGGCGGGCACCACTGA
- the PRX gene encoding periaxin isoform X1, translating to MGLDLLSEGDGAKAEAVALSLSVRTSNQEELCVSILCSGIGGAKNLGGASLHRLQRSGRNQAWAEPRDAHAPPTSTWPAGDQLLSARVFFENFKYEDALRLLQCAEPYKVSFCLKRTVPTGDLALRPGTVAGYEIKGPRAKVAKLNIQSLSPVKKKKMVVPGALGVPADLAPVDVEFSFPKFSRLRRGLKVEAVKGPVPAAPTRRRLQLPRLRVREVAEEAQVARLAAAAPPPRKAKAEAEGAAGARFTAPQVELVGPRLPGAEVGVPQVAAPKGEVAPAAEVVSGFALHLPTLGLGAPAAPAVEPAAGGIQVPQVELPTLPSLPTLPTLPCLETREGAAAVTVPTLDVAAPTVEVDLALPGAEVEARVEAPEVALKMPRLSFPRFGARAKEVAEAKVAKGSPEARVKGPKLRMPTFGLSLLEPRPAAPEAVESKLKLPTIKMPSFGIGVSPPEAKEAKGPEVKLPKAPDVKLPKMPEAALPDVRLPEVELPKVSEMKLPKVPEMAVPEVRLPEVQLPKVPEVKLPKVPEMAVPEVQLPKVPELKLPKVPEMKCPEMKLPKVPEMAVPEVRLPEVQLPKVSEIKLPKLPEMVVPDVHLPEVQLPKVSEMKVPEMKLPKVPEMVVPDVHLPEVQLPKVSELKLPKLPEMVVPDVHLPEVQLPKVSEMRLPEVQAPKVPDVHLPKAPEVKLPKAPEVQLKAARAEEAEGVESGFKMSKMTMPKLGRAESPSRGKPDEASAEVLGKLVTLPCLKPEMGSEARVGVPPLTLPSVELDLPGAFGLEGQVPAADVGKVEQSEAPGVVAGVREMAFWLPSVEIVTPQLPTVEAEERQVEVMEVKVKPSSKFSLPKFGLSGPKVTKAEAEGAGRAAKLKVSKFAISLPKARVGTEAEARGTGEAGLLPALDLSIPQLSLDSHLPTGKVEVAGTDAKLKGSRFSLPKFGVRGRDSEAGELVPGATELEGKSRGWDARVKMPKLKMPSFGLARGKEAEIQGGRVSPGEKPESTAVQLKIPEVELVTLGAQEEGQMSATRQVGTEGQDGGPRGPLCISLPQVELPSFGEADLGATPRQQAKNAPPPAEGTPGYRIQVPQVTLSLPGAQVVGGEPLEGEGVFKMPAVTVPQLELDVGLSREGQAGEAATGEGGLRLKMPTLGARDAAGGEGPRDQPPGAECPFRLSLPDVELSPPAVGSHAEYQVSEGEGDAGHKLKVRLPRFSLARAKEGVEESEKAKNPKLRLPRVGFSQSEAASGEGSPSPEDEEEEGCGEGASGRRGRVRVRLPRVGLTTPSKAPRGQEGEAAPKSPGGEKSPKFRFPRVSLSPKAQEEGGFRVRLPNVGFSETGPPGPTRMEGAQAAVI from the exons GTTCTTCGAGAACTTCAAGTACGAGGACGCACTACGCCTGCTGCAATGCGCCGAGCCTTACAAGGTCTCCTTCTGCCTGAAGCGCACTGTGCCCACCGGGGACCTGGCGCTGCGGCCTGGGACCGTGGCCGGCTACGAGATCAAGGGCCCGCGGGCCAAGGTGGCCAAGCTG aacATCCAGAGTCTGTCCCCtgtgaagaagaagaagatggtGGTGCCCGGGGCCCTGGGGGTCCCTGCAGACCTGGCCCCTGTTGACGTCGAATTCTCCTTTCCCAAGTTCTCCCGTCTGCGTCGAGGCCTCAAAGTCGAGGCTGTCAAAGGTCCTGTCCCAGCTGCCCCCACCCGCCGGCGCCTCCAGCTGCCTCGGCTACGTGTCCGAGAAGTGGCCGAAGAGGCCCAGGTAGCCCGACTGGCCGCTGCAGCTCCTCCCCCCAGGAAGGCCAAAGCAGAGGCCGAGGGGGCTGCAGGAGCCCGATTCACAGCTCCCCAGGTGGAGCTGGTTGGGCCTCGGCTGCCGGGTGCTGAGGTGGGTGTCCCCCAGGTCGCAGCCCCCAAGGGGGAGGTGGCCCCTGCAGCAGAGGTAGTCAGCGGCTTTGCCCTCCACTTGCCAACCCTTGGGCTGGGAGCCCCAGCTGCACCTGCTGTGGAACCTGCGGCTGGAGGGATCCAGGTCCCACAAGTGGAGCTGCCCACCTTGCCCTCGCTACCCACTCTGCCCACACTTCCCTGTCTGGAGACCCGGGAAGGGGCTGCGGCAGTGACGGTGCCCACCCTGGACGTGGCAGCGCCTACAGTGGAGGTGGACCTGGCCTTGCCTGGTGCAGAGGTGGAAGCCCGAGTAGAGGCGCCTGAGGTGGCCCTGAAGATGCCCCGCCTCAGTTTTCCCCGCTTTGGGGCTCGAGCAAAAGAAGTTGCCGAGGCCAAGGTGGCCAAGGGCAGCCCTGAGGCCAGGGTGAAGGGGCCCAAACTTCGAATGCCCACCTTTGGGCTTTCTCTCCTGGAGCCCCGGCCCGCTGCCCCTGAAGCCGTTGAGAGCAAGCTGAAGCTGCCCACCATCAAGATGCCCTCCTTTGGCATCGGGGTCTCGCCGCCTGAGGCCAAGGAGGCCAAGGGGCCTGAGGTGAAGCTCCCCAAGGCCCCAGACGTCAAGCTCCCCAAAATGCCCGAGGCGGCCCTTCCAGATGTGCGACTCCCAGAGGTGGAGCTCCCCAAAGTGTCAGAGATGAAACTCCCAAAGGTGCCGGAGATGGCCGTGCCAGAGGTGAGGCTTCCAGAGGTGCAGCTGCCGAAAGTCCCTGAGGTGAAACTCCCAAAGGTGCCGGAGATGGCCGTGCCCGAAGTGCAGCTCCCGAAAGTTCCGGAGCTGAAGCTGCCGAAGGTACCCGAGATGAAATGCCCCGAAATGAAACTCCCGAAGGTGCCCGAGATGGCTGTGCCAGAGGTGCGACTCCCAGAGGTACAGCTGCCAAAAGTCTCGGAGATAAAACTCCCCAAGTTGCCCGAGATGGTCGTGCCGGACGTGCACCTCCCGGAAGTGCAGCTGCCAAAGGTGTCGGAGATGAAAGTCCCCGAGATGAAGCTCCCGAAGGTGCCCGAGATGGTCGTGCCGGACGTGCACCTCCCGGAAGTGCAGCTGCCAAAGGTCTCAGAGCTAAAACTCCCCAAGTTGCCCGAGATGGTCGTGCCGGACGTGCACCTCCCGGAAGTGCAGCTGCCAAAGGTGTCGGAGATGCGGCTGCCGGAAGTGCAGGCGCCAAAGGTCCCGGATGTGCATCTGCCGAAGGCACCTGAGGTGAAGCTGCCCAAGGCTCCGGAGGTGCAGCTAAAAGCTGCCAgggcagaggaagcagaggggGTGGAATCTGGCTTCAAGATGTCCAAGATGACCATGCCCAAGCTAGGGAGGGCAGAGTCCCCATCTCGCGGCAAGCCAGATGAGGCAAGTGCTGAGGTCTTGGGGAAGCTGGTGACACTTCCCTGTCTGAAGCCAGAGATGGGCAGCGAGGCTCGTGTGGGCGTCCCCCCTCTCACACTGCCCTCAGTGGAACTAGACCTGCCCGGGGCCTTCGGCCTGGAGGGGCAGGTCCCAGCAGCCGACGTGGGCAAGGTGGAGCAGTCAGAAGCCCCTGGGGTGGTAGCAGGGGTCAGGGAAATGGCCTTCTGGTTGCCCTCCGTTGAGATTGTCACGCCACAGCTGCCCACAGTGGAGGCTGAGGAAAGGCAAGTAGAGGTGATGGAGGTGAAAGTCAAGCCTTCCTCCAAGTTCTCCCTGCCCAAGTTTGGACTCTCGGGGCCAAAGGTGACCAAGGCAGAGGCTGAGGGGGCCGGACGAGCCGCCAAGCTAAAGGTGTCCAAGTTTGCCATCTCACTCCCCAAGGCTCGGGTGGGCACCGAGGCGGAGGCCAGAGGGACGGGGGAGGCAGGCCTGCTGCCCGCCCTCGATCTGTCCATCCCACAGCTCAGCCTGGATTCCCATCTGCCCACAGGCAAGGTGGAGGTGGCAGGGACTGACGCCAAGCTCAAGGGGTCCAGGTTCAGCCTGCCCAAGTTTGGGGTCAGAGGCCGGGACAGCGAGGCAGGAGAACTAGTGCCAGGGGCGACTGAGTTGGAGGGCAAGAGCAGGGGTTGGGATGCGAGGGTGAAGATGCCCAAGCTGAAGATGCCCTCCTTTGGGCTGGCTcgagggaaggaagcagaaatCCAGGGGGGGCGAGTCAGCCCCGGGGAAAAGCCAGAGTCCACGGCTGTGCAGCTTAAGATCCCTGAGGTGGAATTGGTTACTCTGGGGGCCCAGGAGGAAGGGCAAATGTCCGCCACCAGGCAGGTGGGCACTGAGGGCCAGGATGGGGGGCCGAGGGGGCCGCTCTGCATCTCCCTGCCCCAGGTGGAGCTGCCCAGCTTTGGGGAGGCTGACCTGGGTGCCACCCCCAGGCAGCAGGCCAAGAATGCACCTCCTCCAGCAGAGGGCACACCAGGCTATAGGATCCAGGTGCCTCAGGTGACCTTGTCTCTACCTGGAGCCCAGGTGGTGGGTGGTGAGCCGCTCGAGGGTGAGGGTGTCTTCAAGATGCCCGCTGTGACAGTGCCCCAGCTTGAGCTGGACGTGGGGCTGAGCCGAGAGGGGCAGGCGGGTGAGGCGGCCACAGGTGAGGGCGGGCTGAGGCTGAAGATGCCGACGCTGGGGGCTAGGGATGCGGCGGGGGGTGAGGGGCCTAGGGACCAGCCCCCAGGAGCCGAGTGCCCCTTCCGCCTCTCGCTGCCTGACGTGGAGCTCTCCCCGCCCGCTGTGGGCAGCCATGCTGAATACCAGGTGTCTGAGGGCGAGGGGGATGCCGGACACAAGCTCAAGGTGCGGCTGCCCCGGTTCAGCCTGGCACGGGCCAAGGAGGGGGTTGAGGAGTCCGAGAAGGCCAAGAACCCAAAACTCAGGCTGCCCCGCGTGGGCTTCAGCCAGAGCGAGGCGGCCAGTGGGGAAGGCTCCCCCAGCCCCGAGGACGAGGAAGAGGAGGGCTGCGGGGAAGGGGCCTCCGGGCGCCGGGGCCGCGTCCGCGTCCGCTTGCCCCGTGTGGGCCTGACTACCCCCTCCAAGGCCCCTCGGGGGCAGGAGGGCGAGGCGGCCCCCAAGTCACCTGGAGGGGAGAAGTCACCCAAGTTCCGCTTCCCCCGGGTGTCCCTAAGCCCCAAGGCCCAGGAGGAAGGTGGATTCCGGGTCCGGCTGCCCAACGTGGGGTTTTCGGAGACGGGGCCTCCAGGCCCCACGAGGATGGAGGGGGCTCAGGCTGCCGTCATCTGA